Proteins found in one Phocoena sinus isolate mPhoSin1 chromosome 19, mPhoSin1.pri, whole genome shotgun sequence genomic segment:
- the LOC116743885 gene encoding leukocyte immunoglobulin-like receptor subfamily A member 6: protein MTPSLTALLCLGLSVGLRTQEQAGTLPKPTIWAEPGSVIPWGSPVTIWCQGTLEIWDFYLNKEGSSAPWYRQPSLEPGDKGKFSISYMRNSYAGRYNCYYRSPTGWSQRSDPLELVVTEAHSKPTLSALPSPVVTSGGNVTLQCGSWEGLDRFILTKEGEPKSSWTLDAQRDPHGRTQALLPVGHVTPSHRWMFRCHGFYRNTPQVWSAPSDLLELLVPGVSAKPSLLTPQGPVVASGQSLTLQCRSDVGYDRFALSQEGRQALPQRPGRQPQAGLSQADFPLGPVTNTLAGRYRCYGGHNLSSEWSAPSDPLDILVAGWFPDTPSLSVQPGPVVASGENVTLLCQSGSTKETFLLSKEGAARPPLRLRSKYQGGHFQAEFSMSPVTSAHNGTYRCYSSLSSNPYLLSHASAPLELTVSGHSGGPSPPPTGPSSTPGLKWYLNVLIGVSVAFVLLPLVLLVRHRGQSRRRKSAQGEADFHPPAGAADPEPKDTGLQSSSCPAAATQDQALSDAAVKDTQPEDGVQLDHPAAASEAPQDVTYAQLNHSTVRRETAPPAPQSGEPPEEPSVYAALAVR, encoded by the exons ATGACTCCCAGCCTCACGGCCCTGCTCTGCCTCG GGCTGAGCGTGGGCCTGAGGACCCAGGAGCAGGCAG GCACCCTCCCCAAACCCACCATCTGGGCTGAGCCAGGCTCTGTGATCCCCTGGGGGAGCCCCGTGACCATCTGGTGTCAGGGGACCCTGGAGATCTGGGATTTCTATCTGAATAAAGAGGGAAGCTCAGCTCCCTGGTACAGACAGCCGTCACTGGAGCCCGGGGACAAGGGCAAGTTCTCCATCTCATACATGAGAAACTCCTACGCAGGGAGATATAACTGTTACTATCGCAGCCCCACTGGCTGGTCACAGCGCAGTGACCCCCTGGAGCTGGTGGTGACAG aGGCCCACAGCAAACCCACCCTCTCAGCCCTGCCGAGCCCTGTGGTCACCTCGGGAGGGAACGTGACCCTCCAGTGTGGCTCATGGGAGGGACTGGACAGGTTCATTCTGACTAAGGAAGGAGAACCCAAGTCCTCCTGGACCCTGGATGCACAGCGAGACCCCCATGGGCGGACCCAGGCCCTGCTCCCCGTGGGTCACGTGACCCCCAGCCACAGGTGGATGTTCAGATGCCACGGCTTTTACAGGAACACCCCCCAGGTGTGGTCGGCCCCCAGTGACCTCCTGGAGCTCCTGGTCCCAG GTGTGTCTGCGAAGCCCTCCCTCCTGACCCCGCAGGGCCCTGTCGTGGCCTCTGGACAGAGCCTGACCCTCCAGTGTCGCTCTGACGTCGGCTATGACAGATTCGCTCTGTCCCAGGAGGGGAGACAGGCCCTCCCCCAGCGCCCTGGCCGGCAGCCCCAGGCTGGGCTCTCTCAGGCCGACTTCCCCCTGGGCCCGGTGACCAACACCCTCGCGGGCCGGTACAGATGCTACGGTGGACACAACCTCTCCTCCGAGTGGTCGGCCCCCAGTGACCCCCTGGACATCCTGGTGGCAG GGTGGTTCCCTGACACGCCCTCCCTCTCCGTGCAGCCGGGCCCCGTGGTGGCCTCAGGAGAGAACGTGACCCTGCTGTGTCAGTCAGGGAGCACAAAGGAAACTTTCCTTCTGTCCAAGGAGGGGGCAGCCCGGCCCCCACTGCGTCTTAGATCAAAGTACCAAGGTGGGCATTTCCAGGCCGAATTCTCCATGAGTCCCGTGACCTCAGCCCACAATGGGACCTACAGGTGCTACAGCTCACTCAGCAGTAACCCCTACCTGCTGTCACACGCCAGTGCCCCCCTGGAGCTCACGGTCTCAG GACATTCCGGGGGCCCCAGCCCCCCACCGACAGGCCCCAGTTCAA CCCCAGGTCTCAAATGGTACCTGAACGTCCTGATTGGGGTCTCGGTGGCCTTCGTCCTGCTGCCCCTCGTCCTCCTCGTCCGACACCGGGGTCAGAGCAGACGCAGGAAGTCGG CCCAGGGCGAGGCTGATTTCCACCCTCCCGCAGGGGCTGCAGACCCAGAGCCCAAGGACACAGGCCTGCAGAGCAG ctcctgcccAGCCGCCGCCACCCAGGACCAGGCCCTCT CAGATGCTGCCGTGAAGGACACACAGCCTGAGGACGGGGTGCAGCTGGACCATCCG GCCGCTGCATCTGAAGCCCCCCAGGATGTGACCTATGCCCAGCTGAACCACTCGACCGTCAGACGGGAGActgcaccccctgccccccagtcaGGGGAGCCCCCAGAAGAGCCCAGCGTGTATGCTGCTCTCGCCGTCCGCTAG